One Dyadobacter subterraneus genomic window carries:
- the tnpA gene encoding IS66 family insertion sequence element accessory protein TnpA, producing the protein MKNETEKMRELYDQWQTQGISKQAFCNQNGMGYHKFNYWVKKFRRKNVAPVEPTRGFSQIPVQQPDVIEQNQQALAAITFPSGARIELFGSLDASFIRKLIL; encoded by the coding sequence CATGAAAAATGAGACAGAAAAAATGCGTGAGCTATACGATCAGTGGCAGACGCAAGGCATAAGCAAACAGGCTTTTTGCAATCAAAATGGTATGGGATACCATAAGTTCAATTACTGGGTTAAAAAATTCCGCCGCAAGAATGTCGCTCCCGTCGAACCAACCCGTGGGTTCAGCCAGATACCAGTTCAACAACCAGATGTAATTGAGCAAAACCAACAAGCTCTTGCAGCAATTACTTTTCCATCAGGAGCGCGTATAGAGCTGTTCGGATCTCTTGACGCTTCTTTTATCAGGAAGCTCATTCTTTAA